One genomic window of Motacilla alba alba isolate MOTALB_02 chromosome 3, Motacilla_alba_V1.0_pri, whole genome shotgun sequence includes the following:
- the POLH gene encoding DNA polymerase eta isoform X4, translated as MSRGRERVVALVDMDCFFMQVEQRLDPQLRGRPCAVVQYTEWQGGGIIAVSYEARAFGVSRGMWASEARALCPELALARVPQARGKADLTRYREASAEVMRVLSRFAAIERASIDEAYLDLTGSARHRLRELRGRPLPAALLPSTFVQGLPAEPGPDPGGKDAHRADPGGKEELRQRGLDEWLASLSFDNPDCPDLQLTMGAVIVEEIRVAVEEATGFRCSAGISHNKTLAKLACGLNKPNRQTLVSARFVPQLFSQLPVSSIRNLGGKLGTAITDILGVEYIGELTQFSETELQTHFGDKTGSWLYDLCRGIEEEPVKNRYLPQSIGCSKNFPGKSALATQKAVQHWLLQLALELESRLNKDRSQNHRVARQLMVVIRQQGDTRVSRLCALSRYDAQKMCNDAFTLIQTCNVAGAHQAAWSPPLISVQLSASKFSEPVTLSTGITTFLTGDAQPDGTATTSQNPTSCGRAGVKFFRSPSKELRQKPASAIESFFQKAAERQLSQAVAATSLPTAATAEPAVPISPEHQDRAAVGLPVGLGSVQCDLESPVKQDPSDASPSSLYKRLCREKLPSDATQTPSTPPSSRTLLKLQPAVEGNEQNLPPSPELTLLPPASPGDQQRCEKCGQLVLVWEFPEHMDYHFALELQSSFLEPSPPMAPEAAPNAKAVASRSPAKAKNKPKTPAGSSTKRPKEGVTRTLDFFFKPLPP; from the exons aTGTCTCGGGGCCGGGAGCGCGTGGTGGCCCTGGTAGACATGGACTGCTTCTTCATGCAGGTGGAGCAGCGGCTCGACCCGCAGCTGCGCGGCCGCCCTTGCGCCGTGGTGCAGTACACCGAGTGGCAGGGCGGCGG GATCATCGCGGTGAGCTACGAGGCGCGCGCCTTCGGCGTGTCCCGCGGGATGTGGGCGTCGGAGGCGCGGGCTCTGTGCCCCGAGCTGGCGCTGGCCCGGGTGCCGCAGGCGCGGGGCAAGGCCGACCTCACACG GTACCGGGAGGCCAGCGCGGAGGTGATGCGGGTGCTGTCGCGCTTCGCCGCCATCGAGCGCGCGAGCATCGACGAGGCGTACCTGGACCTGACGGGCAGCGCGCGCCACCGGCTGCGCGAGCTGCGCGggcgccccctgccggccgcgctgctgcccagcaccttCGTGCAGGGACTGCCCGCGGAGCCCGGCCCCGATCCCGGCGGGAAGGACGCGCACCGAGCTGATCCCGGCGGGAAGG AGGAGCTGCGGCAACGTGGTTTGGACGAGTGGCTGGCGTCGCTGTCTTTCGATAACCCAGATTGTCCTGACCTGCAGCTGACCATGGGCGCAGTAATTGTGGAAGAAATTAGGGTGGCAGTGGAAGAAGCTACCGGATTCAGGTGTTCAGCTGGCATCTCGCACAACAAG ACACTGGCAAAACTGGCCTGTGGGTTGAACAAGCCCAACCGCCAGACACTGGTGTCTGCACGATTTGTGCCGCAGCTCTTCAGCCAACTGCCCGTCAGCAGCAT CCGTAACCTGGGAGGCAAGCTTGGCACTGCCATCACAGACATCCTAGGAGTCGAGTACATCGGGGAGCTGACACAGTTCAGTGAGACTGAGCTCCAGACACATTTTGGAGACAAAACCGG GTCTTGGCTCTATGACTTGTGCAGAGGAATTGAAGAGGAACCTGTCAAAAACCGGTACCTGCCCCAGTCTATTGGCTGCAGCAAGAATTTCCCTGGGAAGTCAGCCCTGGCCACACAGAAGGCG GTGCAgcactggctcctgcagctggccTTGGAGCTGGAGTCCAGACTGAACAAGGACAGGAGCCAG AACCACCGCGTGGCCCGGCAGCTGATGGTGGTGATCCGCCAGCAAGGGGACACCCGCGTGTCACGCCTGTGTGCCCTGTCCCGCTATGACGCACAGAAAATGTGCAACGATGCTTTCACCCTCATCCAAACCTGCAACGTGGCTGGGGCTCACCAGGCAGCGTG GTCTCCACCGCTGATTTCAGTGCAGCTCTCAGCAAGCAAGTTCTCGGAGCCTGTCACCCTCTCTACGGGCATTACCACCTTCCTGACGGGTGATGCCCAGCCTGATGGCACTGCGACCACCAGCCAAAACCCCACGTCTTGTGGGAGGGCCGGGGTCAAGTTCTTTAGGAGCCCGAGCAAAGAGCTTCGGCAGAAGCCAGCCAGTGCTATTGAGTCATTCTTCCAAAAGGCAGCAGAACGGCAGCTGTCACAGGCAGTGGCAGCAACCAGCTTgcccactgctgccactgcagagccagctgtgcccatctCCCCAGAGCACcaagacagagctgctgttggCTTGCCTGTTGGACTTGGCTCTGTACAGTGTGACCTGGAGTCCCCTGTGAAGCAGGATCCCAGTGATGCCAGCCCTTCTTCTCTATACAAGAGGCTTTGCCGGGAGAAGTTGCCATCAGATGCTACACAAACACCCTCAACTCCACCCAGCTCCAGGACCCTTCTGAAATTACAGCCAGCTGTGGAGGGAAATGAGCAGAATTTGCCACCTTCTCCTGAGCTtaccctgctgcctcctgcctctccagggGACCAGCAGCGCTGTGAGAAGTGTGGCCAGCTCGTGCTGGTGTGGGAGTTCCCAGAGCACATGGACTACCACTTTGCTCTGGAGCTGCAAAGCTCTTTCCTGGAGCCCAGCCCTCCCATGGCTCCAGAAGCAGCTCCCAATGCAAAGGCTGTGGCTTCCAGGTCTCCTGCCAAGGCAAAGAACAAGCCCAAGACTCCAGCAGGATCTAGTACAAAACGACCCAAAGAAGGCGTGACAAGAACTttagattttttctttaagccCTTACCTCCTTAA
- the POLH gene encoding DNA polymerase eta isoform X1, giving the protein MRLGGARGQTKNAGAAHRRGGDTRTPHRTLENYDSRRAPGGGAAARPAAARPPLRRGAVHRVAGRRVGRRAGLATPAPRPTPLPAGPGPPCTSPPCLGRIIAVSYEARAFGVSRGMWASEARALCPELALARVPQARGKADLTRYREASAEVMRVLSRFAAIERASIDEAYLDLTGSARHRLRELRGRPLPAALLPSTFVQGLPAEPGPDPGGKDAHRADPGGKEELRQRGLDEWLASLSFDNPDCPDLQLTMGAVIVEEIRVAVEEATGFRCSAGISHNKTLAKLACGLNKPNRQTLVSARFVPQLFSQLPVSSIRNLGGKLGTAITDILGVEYIGELTQFSETELQTHFGDKTGSWLYDLCRGIEEEPVKNRYLPQSIGCSKNFPGKSALATQKAVQHWLLQLALELESRLNKDRSQNHRVARQLMVVIRQQGDTRVSRLCALSRYDAQKMCNDAFTLIQTCNVAGAHQAAWSPPLISVQLSASKFSEPVTLSTGITTFLTGDAQPDGTATTSQNPTSCGRAGVKFFRSPSKELRQKPASAIESFFQKAAERQLSQAVAATSLPTAATAEPAVPISPEHQDRAAVGLPVGLGSVQCDLESPVKQDPSDASPSSLYKRLCREKLPSDATQTPSTPPSSRTLLKLQPAVEGNEQNLPPSPELTLLPPASPGDQQRCEKCGQLVLVWEFPEHMDYHFALELQSSFLEPSPPMAPEAAPNAKAVASRSPAKAKNKPKTPAGSSTKRPKEGVTRTLDFFFKPLPP; this is encoded by the exons ATGCGCCTTGGGGGGGCACGGGGACAGACGAAGAACGCGGGCGCCGCGCACCGTCGCGGCGGGGACACGCGCACGCCCCACCGCACCCTGGAGAACTACGACTCCCGGCGTGCCCCAGGAG GTGGAGCAGCGGCTCGACCCGCAGCTGCGCGGCCGCCCTTGCGCCGTGGTGCAGTACACCGAGTGGCAGGGCGGCGGGTAGGTAGGCGAGCCGGCTTGGCGACCCCGGCTCCTCGTCCCAccccgctccccgcggggccgggcccgccctGCACTTCACCTCCGTGTCTCGGCAGGATCATCGCGGTGAGCTACGAGGCGCGCGCCTTCGGCGTGTCCCGCGGGATGTGGGCGTCGGAGGCGCGGGCTCTGTGCCCCGAGCTGGCGCTGGCCCGGGTGCCGCAGGCGCGGGGCAAGGCCGACCTCACACG GTACCGGGAGGCCAGCGCGGAGGTGATGCGGGTGCTGTCGCGCTTCGCCGCCATCGAGCGCGCGAGCATCGACGAGGCGTACCTGGACCTGACGGGCAGCGCGCGCCACCGGCTGCGCGAGCTGCGCGggcgccccctgccggccgcgctgctgcccagcaccttCGTGCAGGGACTGCCCGCGGAGCCCGGCCCCGATCCCGGCGGGAAGGACGCGCACCGAGCTGATCCCGGCGGGAAGG AGGAGCTGCGGCAACGTGGTTTGGACGAGTGGCTGGCGTCGCTGTCTTTCGATAACCCAGATTGTCCTGACCTGCAGCTGACCATGGGCGCAGTAATTGTGGAAGAAATTAGGGTGGCAGTGGAAGAAGCTACCGGATTCAGGTGTTCAGCTGGCATCTCGCACAACAAG ACACTGGCAAAACTGGCCTGTGGGTTGAACAAGCCCAACCGCCAGACACTGGTGTCTGCACGATTTGTGCCGCAGCTCTTCAGCCAACTGCCCGTCAGCAGCAT CCGTAACCTGGGAGGCAAGCTTGGCACTGCCATCACAGACATCCTAGGAGTCGAGTACATCGGGGAGCTGACACAGTTCAGTGAGACTGAGCTCCAGACACATTTTGGAGACAAAACCGG GTCTTGGCTCTATGACTTGTGCAGAGGAATTGAAGAGGAACCTGTCAAAAACCGGTACCTGCCCCAGTCTATTGGCTGCAGCAAGAATTTCCCTGGGAAGTCAGCCCTGGCCACACAGAAGGCG GTGCAgcactggctcctgcagctggccTTGGAGCTGGAGTCCAGACTGAACAAGGACAGGAGCCAG AACCACCGCGTGGCCCGGCAGCTGATGGTGGTGATCCGCCAGCAAGGGGACACCCGCGTGTCACGCCTGTGTGCCCTGTCCCGCTATGACGCACAGAAAATGTGCAACGATGCTTTCACCCTCATCCAAACCTGCAACGTGGCTGGGGCTCACCAGGCAGCGTG GTCTCCACCGCTGATTTCAGTGCAGCTCTCAGCAAGCAAGTTCTCGGAGCCTGTCACCCTCTCTACGGGCATTACCACCTTCCTGACGGGTGATGCCCAGCCTGATGGCACTGCGACCACCAGCCAAAACCCCACGTCTTGTGGGAGGGCCGGGGTCAAGTTCTTTAGGAGCCCGAGCAAAGAGCTTCGGCAGAAGCCAGCCAGTGCTATTGAGTCATTCTTCCAAAAGGCAGCAGAACGGCAGCTGTCACAGGCAGTGGCAGCAACCAGCTTgcccactgctgccactgcagagccagctgtgcccatctCCCCAGAGCACcaagacagagctgctgttggCTTGCCTGTTGGACTTGGCTCTGTACAGTGTGACCTGGAGTCCCCTGTGAAGCAGGATCCCAGTGATGCCAGCCCTTCTTCTCTATACAAGAGGCTTTGCCGGGAGAAGTTGCCATCAGATGCTACACAAACACCCTCAACTCCACCCAGCTCCAGGACCCTTCTGAAATTACAGCCAGCTGTGGAGGGAAATGAGCAGAATTTGCCACCTTCTCCTGAGCTtaccctgctgcctcctgcctctccagggGACCAGCAGCGCTGTGAGAAGTGTGGCCAGCTCGTGCTGGTGTGGGAGTTCCCAGAGCACATGGACTACCACTTTGCTCTGGAGCTGCAAAGCTCTTTCCTGGAGCCCAGCCCTCCCATGGCTCCAGAAGCAGCTCCCAATGCAAAGGCTGTGGCTTCCAGGTCTCCTGCCAAGGCAAAGAACAAGCCCAAGACTCCAGCAGGATCTAGTACAAAACGACCCAAAGAAGGCGTGACAAGAACTttagattttttctttaagccCTTACCTCCTTAA
- the POLH gene encoding DNA polymerase eta isoform X5 — MWASEARALCPELALARVPQARGKADLTRYREASAEVMRVLSRFAAIERASIDEAYLDLTGSARHRLRELRGRPLPAALLPSTFVQGLPAEPGPDPGGKDAHRADPGGKEELRQRGLDEWLASLSFDNPDCPDLQLTMGAVIVEEIRVAVEEATGFRCSAGISHNKTLAKLACGLNKPNRQTLVSARFVPQLFSQLPVSSIRNLGGKLGTAITDILGVEYIGELTQFSETELQTHFGDKTGSWLYDLCRGIEEEPVKNRYLPQSIGCSKNFPGKSALATQKAVQHWLLQLALELESRLNKDRSQNHRVARQLMVVIRQQGDTRVSRLCALSRYDAQKMCNDAFTLIQTCNVAGAHQAAWSPPLISVQLSASKFSEPVTLSTGITTFLTGDAQPDGTATTSQNPTSCGRAGVKFFRSPSKELRQKPASAIESFFQKAAERQLSQAVAATSLPTAATAEPAVPISPEHQDRAAVGLPVGLGSVQCDLESPVKQDPSDASPSSLYKRLCREKLPSDATQTPSTPPSSRTLLKLQPAVEGNEQNLPPSPELTLLPPASPGDQQRCEKCGQLVLVWEFPEHMDYHFALELQSSFLEPSPPMAPEAAPNAKAVASRSPAKAKNKPKTPAGSSTKRPKEGVTRTLDFFFKPLPP; from the exons ATGTGGGCGTCGGAGGCGCGGGCTCTGTGCCCCGAGCTGGCGCTGGCCCGGGTGCCGCAGGCGCGGGGCAAGGCCGACCTCACACG GTACCGGGAGGCCAGCGCGGAGGTGATGCGGGTGCTGTCGCGCTTCGCCGCCATCGAGCGCGCGAGCATCGACGAGGCGTACCTGGACCTGACGGGCAGCGCGCGCCACCGGCTGCGCGAGCTGCGCGggcgccccctgccggccgcgctgctgcccagcaccttCGTGCAGGGACTGCCCGCGGAGCCCGGCCCCGATCCCGGCGGGAAGGACGCGCACCGAGCTGATCCCGGCGGGAAGG AGGAGCTGCGGCAACGTGGTTTGGACGAGTGGCTGGCGTCGCTGTCTTTCGATAACCCAGATTGTCCTGACCTGCAGCTGACCATGGGCGCAGTAATTGTGGAAGAAATTAGGGTGGCAGTGGAAGAAGCTACCGGATTCAGGTGTTCAGCTGGCATCTCGCACAACAAG ACACTGGCAAAACTGGCCTGTGGGTTGAACAAGCCCAACCGCCAGACACTGGTGTCTGCACGATTTGTGCCGCAGCTCTTCAGCCAACTGCCCGTCAGCAGCAT CCGTAACCTGGGAGGCAAGCTTGGCACTGCCATCACAGACATCCTAGGAGTCGAGTACATCGGGGAGCTGACACAGTTCAGTGAGACTGAGCTCCAGACACATTTTGGAGACAAAACCGG GTCTTGGCTCTATGACTTGTGCAGAGGAATTGAAGAGGAACCTGTCAAAAACCGGTACCTGCCCCAGTCTATTGGCTGCAGCAAGAATTTCCCTGGGAAGTCAGCCCTGGCCACACAGAAGGCG GTGCAgcactggctcctgcagctggccTTGGAGCTGGAGTCCAGACTGAACAAGGACAGGAGCCAG AACCACCGCGTGGCCCGGCAGCTGATGGTGGTGATCCGCCAGCAAGGGGACACCCGCGTGTCACGCCTGTGTGCCCTGTCCCGCTATGACGCACAGAAAATGTGCAACGATGCTTTCACCCTCATCCAAACCTGCAACGTGGCTGGGGCTCACCAGGCAGCGTG GTCTCCACCGCTGATTTCAGTGCAGCTCTCAGCAAGCAAGTTCTCGGAGCCTGTCACCCTCTCTACGGGCATTACCACCTTCCTGACGGGTGATGCCCAGCCTGATGGCACTGCGACCACCAGCCAAAACCCCACGTCTTGTGGGAGGGCCGGGGTCAAGTTCTTTAGGAGCCCGAGCAAAGAGCTTCGGCAGAAGCCAGCCAGTGCTATTGAGTCATTCTTCCAAAAGGCAGCAGAACGGCAGCTGTCACAGGCAGTGGCAGCAACCAGCTTgcccactgctgccactgcagagccagctgtgcccatctCCCCAGAGCACcaagacagagctgctgttggCTTGCCTGTTGGACTTGGCTCTGTACAGTGTGACCTGGAGTCCCCTGTGAAGCAGGATCCCAGTGATGCCAGCCCTTCTTCTCTATACAAGAGGCTTTGCCGGGAGAAGTTGCCATCAGATGCTACACAAACACCCTCAACTCCACCCAGCTCCAGGACCCTTCTGAAATTACAGCCAGCTGTGGAGGGAAATGAGCAGAATTTGCCACCTTCTCCTGAGCTtaccctgctgcctcctgcctctccagggGACCAGCAGCGCTGTGAGAAGTGTGGCCAGCTCGTGCTGGTGTGGGAGTTCCCAGAGCACATGGACTACCACTTTGCTCTGGAGCTGCAAAGCTCTTTCCTGGAGCCCAGCCCTCCCATGGCTCCAGAAGCAGCTCCCAATGCAAAGGCTGTGGCTTCCAGGTCTCCTGCCAAGGCAAAGAACAAGCCCAAGACTCCAGCAGGATCTAGTACAAAACGACCCAAAGAAGGCGTGACAAGAACTttagattttttctttaagccCTTACCTCCTTAA
- the POLH gene encoding DNA polymerase eta isoform X2 yields the protein MRLGGARGQTKNAGAAHRRGGDTRTPHRTLENYDSRRAPGGGAAARPAAARPPLRRGAVHRVAGRRDHRGELRGARLRRVPRDVGVGGAGSVPRAGAGPGAAGAGQGRPHTVRAGAGGGGGGAGLPGGAGRRLSACPPAGRYREASAEVMRVLSRFAAIERASIDEAYLDLTGSARHRLRELRGRPLPAALLPSTFVQGLPAEPGPDPGGKDAHRADPGGKEELRQRGLDEWLASLSFDNPDCPDLQLTMGAVIVEEIRVAVEEATGFRCSAGISHNKTLAKLACGLNKPNRQTLVSARFVPQLFSQLPVSSIRNLGGKLGTAITDILGVEYIGELTQFSETELQTHFGDKTGSWLYDLCRGIEEEPVKNRYLPQSIGCSKNFPGKSALATQKAVQHWLLQLALELESRLNKDRSQNHRVARQLMVVIRQQGDTRVSRLCALSRYDAQKMCNDAFTLIQTCNVAGAHQAAWSPPLISVQLSASKFSEPVTLSTGITTFLTGDAQPDGTATTSQNPTSCGRAGVKFFRSPSKELRQKPASAIESFFQKAAERQLSQAVAATSLPTAATAEPAVPISPEHQDRAAVGLPVGLGSVQCDLESPVKQDPSDASPSSLYKRLCREKLPSDATQTPSTPPSSRTLLKLQPAVEGNEQNLPPSPELTLLPPASPGDQQRCEKCGQLVLVWEFPEHMDYHFALELQSSFLEPSPPMAPEAAPNAKAVASRSPAKAKNKPKTPAGSSTKRPKEGVTRTLDFFFKPLPP from the exons ATGCGCCTTGGGGGGGCACGGGGACAGACGAAGAACGCGGGCGCCGCGCACCGTCGCGGCGGGGACACGCGCACGCCCCACCGCACCCTGGAGAACTACGACTCCCGGCGTGCCCCAGGAG GTGGAGCAGCGGCTCGACCCGCAGCTGCGCGGCCGCCCTTGCGCCGTGGTGCAGTACACCGAGTGGCAGGGCGGCGG GATCATCGCGGTGAGCTACGAGGCGCGCGCCTTCGGCGTGTCCCGCGGGATGTGGGCGTCGGAGGCGCGGGCTCTGTGCCCCGAGCTGGCGCTGGCCCGGGTGCCGCAGGCGCGGGGCAAGGCCGACCTCACACGGTGAGAGCGGGGGCCGggggtggcggcggcggcgcgggcctCCCCGGtggcgcggggcggcggctgAGCGCGTGTCCGCCGGCCGGCAGGTACCGGGAGGCCAGCGCGGAGGTGATGCGGGTGCTGTCGCGCTTCGCCGCCATCGAGCGCGCGAGCATCGACGAGGCGTACCTGGACCTGACGGGCAGCGCGCGCCACCGGCTGCGCGAGCTGCGCGggcgccccctgccggccgcgctgctgcccagcaccttCGTGCAGGGACTGCCCGCGGAGCCCGGCCCCGATCCCGGCGGGAAGGACGCGCACCGAGCTGATCCCGGCGGGAAGG AGGAGCTGCGGCAACGTGGTTTGGACGAGTGGCTGGCGTCGCTGTCTTTCGATAACCCAGATTGTCCTGACCTGCAGCTGACCATGGGCGCAGTAATTGTGGAAGAAATTAGGGTGGCAGTGGAAGAAGCTACCGGATTCAGGTGTTCAGCTGGCATCTCGCACAACAAG ACACTGGCAAAACTGGCCTGTGGGTTGAACAAGCCCAACCGCCAGACACTGGTGTCTGCACGATTTGTGCCGCAGCTCTTCAGCCAACTGCCCGTCAGCAGCAT CCGTAACCTGGGAGGCAAGCTTGGCACTGCCATCACAGACATCCTAGGAGTCGAGTACATCGGGGAGCTGACACAGTTCAGTGAGACTGAGCTCCAGACACATTTTGGAGACAAAACCGG GTCTTGGCTCTATGACTTGTGCAGAGGAATTGAAGAGGAACCTGTCAAAAACCGGTACCTGCCCCAGTCTATTGGCTGCAGCAAGAATTTCCCTGGGAAGTCAGCCCTGGCCACACAGAAGGCG GTGCAgcactggctcctgcagctggccTTGGAGCTGGAGTCCAGACTGAACAAGGACAGGAGCCAG AACCACCGCGTGGCCCGGCAGCTGATGGTGGTGATCCGCCAGCAAGGGGACACCCGCGTGTCACGCCTGTGTGCCCTGTCCCGCTATGACGCACAGAAAATGTGCAACGATGCTTTCACCCTCATCCAAACCTGCAACGTGGCTGGGGCTCACCAGGCAGCGTG GTCTCCACCGCTGATTTCAGTGCAGCTCTCAGCAAGCAAGTTCTCGGAGCCTGTCACCCTCTCTACGGGCATTACCACCTTCCTGACGGGTGATGCCCAGCCTGATGGCACTGCGACCACCAGCCAAAACCCCACGTCTTGTGGGAGGGCCGGGGTCAAGTTCTTTAGGAGCCCGAGCAAAGAGCTTCGGCAGAAGCCAGCCAGTGCTATTGAGTCATTCTTCCAAAAGGCAGCAGAACGGCAGCTGTCACAGGCAGTGGCAGCAACCAGCTTgcccactgctgccactgcagagccagctgtgcccatctCCCCAGAGCACcaagacagagctgctgttggCTTGCCTGTTGGACTTGGCTCTGTACAGTGTGACCTGGAGTCCCCTGTGAAGCAGGATCCCAGTGATGCCAGCCCTTCTTCTCTATACAAGAGGCTTTGCCGGGAGAAGTTGCCATCAGATGCTACACAAACACCCTCAACTCCACCCAGCTCCAGGACCCTTCTGAAATTACAGCCAGCTGTGGAGGGAAATGAGCAGAATTTGCCACCTTCTCCTGAGCTtaccctgctgcctcctgcctctccagggGACCAGCAGCGCTGTGAGAAGTGTGGCCAGCTCGTGCTGGTGTGGGAGTTCCCAGAGCACATGGACTACCACTTTGCTCTGGAGCTGCAAAGCTCTTTCCTGGAGCCCAGCCCTCCCATGGCTCCAGAAGCAGCTCCCAATGCAAAGGCTGTGGCTTCCAGGTCTCCTGCCAAGGCAAAGAACAAGCCCAAGACTCCAGCAGGATCTAGTACAAAACGACCCAAAGAAGGCGTGACAAGAACTttagattttttctttaagccCTTACCTCCTTAA
- the POLH gene encoding DNA polymerase eta isoform X3 has product MRLGGARGQTKNAGAAHRRGGDTRTPHRTLENYDSRRAPGGKWSSGSTRSCAAALAPWCSTPSGRAAGRIIAVSYEARAFGVSRGMWASEARALCPELALARVPQARGKADLTRYREASAEVMRVLSRFAAIERASIDEAYLDLTGSARHRLRELRGRPLPAALLPSTFVQGLPAEPGPDPGGKDAHRADPGGKEELRQRGLDEWLASLSFDNPDCPDLQLTMGAVIVEEIRVAVEEATGFRCSAGISHNKTLAKLACGLNKPNRQTLVSARFVPQLFSQLPVSSIRNLGGKLGTAITDILGVEYIGELTQFSETELQTHFGDKTGSWLYDLCRGIEEEPVKNRYLPQSIGCSKNFPGKSALATQKAVQHWLLQLALELESRLNKDRSQNHRVARQLMVVIRQQGDTRVSRLCALSRYDAQKMCNDAFTLIQTCNVAGAHQAAWSPPLISVQLSASKFSEPVTLSTGITTFLTGDAQPDGTATTSQNPTSCGRAGVKFFRSPSKELRQKPASAIESFFQKAAERQLSQAVAATSLPTAATAEPAVPISPEHQDRAAVGLPVGLGSVQCDLESPVKQDPSDASPSSLYKRLCREKLPSDATQTPSTPPSSRTLLKLQPAVEGNEQNLPPSPELTLLPPASPGDQQRCEKCGQLVLVWEFPEHMDYHFALELQSSFLEPSPPMAPEAAPNAKAVASRSPAKAKNKPKTPAGSSTKRPKEGVTRTLDFFFKPLPP; this is encoded by the exons ATGCGCCTTGGGGGGGCACGGGGACAGACGAAGAACGCGGGCGCCGCGCACCGTCGCGGCGGGGACACGCGCACGCCCCACCGCACCCTGGAGAACTACGACTCCCGGCGTGCCCCAGGAGGAAA GTGGAGCAGCGGCTCGACCCGCAGCTGCGCGGCCGCCCTTGCGCCGTGGTGCAGTACACCGAGTGGCAGGGCGGCGGGTAG GATCATCGCGGTGAGCTACGAGGCGCGCGCCTTCGGCGTGTCCCGCGGGATGTGGGCGTCGGAGGCGCGGGCTCTGTGCCCCGAGCTGGCGCTGGCCCGGGTGCCGCAGGCGCGGGGCAAGGCCGACCTCACACG GTACCGGGAGGCCAGCGCGGAGGTGATGCGGGTGCTGTCGCGCTTCGCCGCCATCGAGCGCGCGAGCATCGACGAGGCGTACCTGGACCTGACGGGCAGCGCGCGCCACCGGCTGCGCGAGCTGCGCGggcgccccctgccggccgcgctgctgcccagcaccttCGTGCAGGGACTGCCCGCGGAGCCCGGCCCCGATCCCGGCGGGAAGGACGCGCACCGAGCTGATCCCGGCGGGAAGG AGGAGCTGCGGCAACGTGGTTTGGACGAGTGGCTGGCGTCGCTGTCTTTCGATAACCCAGATTGTCCTGACCTGCAGCTGACCATGGGCGCAGTAATTGTGGAAGAAATTAGGGTGGCAGTGGAAGAAGCTACCGGATTCAGGTGTTCAGCTGGCATCTCGCACAACAAG ACACTGGCAAAACTGGCCTGTGGGTTGAACAAGCCCAACCGCCAGACACTGGTGTCTGCACGATTTGTGCCGCAGCTCTTCAGCCAACTGCCCGTCAGCAGCAT CCGTAACCTGGGAGGCAAGCTTGGCACTGCCATCACAGACATCCTAGGAGTCGAGTACATCGGGGAGCTGACACAGTTCAGTGAGACTGAGCTCCAGACACATTTTGGAGACAAAACCGG GTCTTGGCTCTATGACTTGTGCAGAGGAATTGAAGAGGAACCTGTCAAAAACCGGTACCTGCCCCAGTCTATTGGCTGCAGCAAGAATTTCCCTGGGAAGTCAGCCCTGGCCACACAGAAGGCG GTGCAgcactggctcctgcagctggccTTGGAGCTGGAGTCCAGACTGAACAAGGACAGGAGCCAG AACCACCGCGTGGCCCGGCAGCTGATGGTGGTGATCCGCCAGCAAGGGGACACCCGCGTGTCACGCCTGTGTGCCCTGTCCCGCTATGACGCACAGAAAATGTGCAACGATGCTTTCACCCTCATCCAAACCTGCAACGTGGCTGGGGCTCACCAGGCAGCGTG GTCTCCACCGCTGATTTCAGTGCAGCTCTCAGCAAGCAAGTTCTCGGAGCCTGTCACCCTCTCTACGGGCATTACCACCTTCCTGACGGGTGATGCCCAGCCTGATGGCACTGCGACCACCAGCCAAAACCCCACGTCTTGTGGGAGGGCCGGGGTCAAGTTCTTTAGGAGCCCGAGCAAAGAGCTTCGGCAGAAGCCAGCCAGTGCTATTGAGTCATTCTTCCAAAAGGCAGCAGAACGGCAGCTGTCACAGGCAGTGGCAGCAACCAGCTTgcccactgctgccactgcagagccagctgtgcccatctCCCCAGAGCACcaagacagagctgctgttggCTTGCCTGTTGGACTTGGCTCTGTACAGTGTGACCTGGAGTCCCCTGTGAAGCAGGATCCCAGTGATGCCAGCCCTTCTTCTCTATACAAGAGGCTTTGCCGGGAGAAGTTGCCATCAGATGCTACACAAACACCCTCAACTCCACCCAGCTCCAGGACCCTTCTGAAATTACAGCCAGCTGTGGAGGGAAATGAGCAGAATTTGCCACCTTCTCCTGAGCTtaccctgctgcctcctgcctctccagggGACCAGCAGCGCTGTGAGAAGTGTGGCCAGCTCGTGCTGGTGTGGGAGTTCCCAGAGCACATGGACTACCACTTTGCTCTGGAGCTGCAAAGCTCTTTCCTGGAGCCCAGCCCTCCCATGGCTCCAGAAGCAGCTCCCAATGCAAAGGCTGTGGCTTCCAGGTCTCCTGCCAAGGCAAAGAACAAGCCCAAGACTCCAGCAGGATCTAGTACAAAACGACCCAAAGAAGGCGTGACAAGAACTttagattttttctttaagccCTTACCTCCTTAA